A genomic window from Anguilla rostrata isolate EN2019 chromosome 14, ASM1855537v3, whole genome shotgun sequence includes:
- the mrrf gene encoding ribosome-recycling factor, mitochondrial encodes MALSQLCLLRPLVCRSVAQLGVIATRAPGLQNLPRQKMAPLPSLARLYATKKSKAKSKGQQAKVNINPELVEDIIDLEEVKAHMTAVLTSLKDDFSRNLSIRTSPGALDHITVSTKDGRFPINQLGQISMKSPQLIVVNMTGFPEATAAAAQALRDSSMRLNPEVEGTIIRVPIPKVTREHRENLAKLAKQFSNKAKESLRRVRSGAVTQLKREKDRVSEDTIRLIEKQVQQMADSFTADIEKQLASKSKELLG; translated from the exons ATGGCTCTGAGTCAGCTCTGTCTCCTCCGGCCTCTGGTGTGCCGATCCGTGGCCCAGCTGGGGGTGATTGCGACACGCGCCCCAGGGCTCCAAAACCTGCCCAGGCAGAAGATGGCCCCCCTACCCTCCCTCGCCCGTCTGTACGCCACCAAGAAGAGTAAAG CCAAATCCAAGGGGCAGCAGGCGAAAGTGAACATCAACCCGGAGCTGGTGGAGGACATCATCGacctggaggaggtgaaggcGCACATGACCGCCGTGCTGACCTCCCTGAAGGACGACTTCAGCCGCAACCTGAGCATCCGCACCTCCCCCG GAGCCTTGGACCACATCACCGTCAGCACCAAGGATGGCCGGTTCCCCATCAACCAGCTGGGCCAGATCTCGATGAAGTCTCCCCAGCTCATTGTGGTGAACATGACCGGGTTCCCAGAG GCCACGGCGGCGGCTGCCCAGGCCCTCAGAGACAGCAGCATGAGGCTCAACCCCGAGGTGGAGGGGACCATCATCAGGGTGCCCATTCCCAA GGTGACCAGGGAGCACAGGGAGAACCTGGCCAAGCTGGCCAAGCAGTTCAGCAACAAGGCCAAGGAGTCGCTGCGCCGGGTGCGATCGGGTGCCGTCACACAGCTGAAGAGGGAGAAGGACCGGGTCTCCGAGGACACCATCCGCTTAATAGAGAAGCAG GTTCAGCAAATGGCAGACAGTTTTACAGCTGACATAGAGAAGCAACTGGCCAGCAAGTCCAAGGAGCTTCTGGGATGA